ACCCGCGCCTATCCGACCACGAGCCAGCTGCTGAACACCGCCAAGGCGGGCGACGTGCGCGCGGCGATGAAGGCCGCCCCGCGGCTCACCACGCTCGAGGCCCTGGCCGCCAACAGCGTGGAAGGCGCGCGCGACGCGTCGAAGCCGTGGCTGCTGGCGCCGGCGGACCTGCACGCGGTCAAGGCCAGCGGCGTGACGTTCGTGGCCAGCCTGCTCGAGCGGGTGATCGAGGAGCGCGCCAAGGGCAACCCCGCCCTGGCCGACGGGGCGCGGCGCGAGATCCAGGCGATCGTCGGCCCGGATCTCCGCGGGGTGAAGCCGGGTTCGCCCGAGGCCGCGCGCGTCAAGGAGGTGCTGGTCGCCAAGGGCATGTGGTCGCAGTACCTCGAGGTCGGCATCGGGCCGGACGCCGAGCTGTTCAGCAAGTGCCCGCCGATGGCCGCGGTGGGATCGGGCGCCCGCGTCGGCGTGCACCCGGCGTCGGTGTGGAGCAACCCGGAGCCCGAGCTGGTGCTGGTGATCGACCGCGACGGAGCCATCATGGCGGTCACGCTGGGCAACGACGTGAACCTGCGCGACGTCGAGGGCCGGAGCGCGCTGCTGCTGGGCCGCGCCAAGGACAACAACGCCTCGTGCGCGATGGGCCCGTTCTTCCGCCTGCTCGACGAGCACTTCACGCTCGACCACGCGCGCCGGGTGAGCTTCGAGACGGTGGTGCAGGGCGCCGACGGCTTCCGCATCGCCCACCAGACCCAGGTGAGCGAGATCAGCCGCGACCTGACCGAGCTGGCCGGCCAGGCCATCGGCCGCCACCACCGCTACCCGGACGGCCTGGTGCTCTTCATCGGCACGATGTTCGCGCCCACCGCCGACCGGGGCGCCCCGGGCAGCGGCTTCACCCACAAGACGGGCGACGTGGTGTCGATCGCCGCGCCCGAGATCGGGCGCCTCGTCAACGAGGTCGTGGCGTGCGACGCGGCCGAGCCGTGGTCCTTCGGGACCGGCGCGCTGATGGCGAGCCTCGCCCGCCGCGGGCTGCTGCGCGCTTGACCGGCTTCGCGCCCGGCTTGCCGCCCAGCGGCCGCGCGCGCACCAGGATGAAGGCCACCAGGCAGGGCTGATCGCTGCGGTTGCTCCACGCGTGATTGGTGCCGCGCTGCACGAGCGTGTCGCCGGCCCGCATCAGCGTCTCGCCCTCGTCCATCAGCGCCCAGATCTCCCCGGAGAGCACGATGGCGTAGTCCACCGTGTCGGTCTTGTGCATGCCGGGATGCCGGGAGGCGTCCGGGTCCAGGGCGTGGCCGGCGCCCATCGCGCGAAAGGCGGCCTCGCGATCGAAGCCGCCCGGCGCCGCGTCGGGCGGGAACTCCACGACTCTGAAGATGGTGCCCAGGCCCGGCGGCTCCAGCGTCATCCGCCGCCTGGCCGCGTCGGCGCGGCCCGCGTTGGAGGCGGGGGCGGCGTCGGTCACCCACAGGTCGGTCAGCGCGAAGTCGGTCCGCCCCGGCAGGGTGACCACGTGGGGCGAGGGCCCGTCGCTGGCGATCATGGAGCGCCCCCGCGCGTTGTGTCCGGTCACGATCCGTCGAATCGGCTTGATCATGGCGGCCTCCCGCGCGGGACTATACACCGGCGCCCGGCCGGGTGAAACTGTCGGCGGCAGCGATCCCGCAGCACGAAAGAGGACGACATGGCCGATCTGGTGATTCGCGGCGGCACGGTGGTGGACGGCAGCGGGGCGGCGCGGCGGCGCGCGGACGTGGCGATCGACGGCGGCCGCGTGAGCCATGTCGGCCAGGTGCGCGAGCGCGGCGCGCGCGAGATCGACGCGGGCGGCCTCGTGGTGGCGCCCGGCTTCATCGACGTCCACACCCACTACGATGCCCAGTACACGTGGGATCCGTACGCCACCAGCAGCATCTGGCACGGCGTCACCACCACCGTGATCGGCAACTGCGGCTTTGCGATCGCGCCCTGCCGGCCCGACGACCGCGACCTGATCATGCGCACGCTGGTGAAGGTCGAGGGCATGTCGCTGGCCGCGATGCGTGCCGGCATCACCTGGGGCTTCGAGACCTTCCCCGAGTACCTGGATCATCTCGAGCGCTGCAATCCGAGCCTGAACGTGGCCGCGCTGCTGGGCCACTCCACGATCCGCCAGTGGGTGATGGGCGGCGAGAGCCAGCACCGGGTGGCGACCGCCGAGGAG
This portion of the Candidatus Methylomirabilota bacterium genome encodes:
- a CDS encoding fumarylacetoacetate hydrolase family protein — encoded protein: MSPASTLTARDCLPRDAERALLIGRAWSPAEDGPCVVAVRGDEVVDLTRAYPTTSQLLNTAKAGDVRAAMKAAPRLTTLEALAANSVEGARDASKPWLLAPADLHAVKASGVTFVASLLERVIEERAKGNPALADGARREIQAIVGPDLRGVKPGSPEAARVKEVLVAKGMWSQYLEVGIGPDAELFSKCPPMAAVGSGARVGVHPASVWSNPEPELVLVIDRDGAIMAVTLGNDVNLRDVEGRSALLLGRAKDNNASCAMGPFFRLLDEHFTLDHARRVSFETVVQGADGFRIAHQTQVSEISRDLTELAGQAIGRHHRYPDGLVLFIGTMFAPTADRGAPGSGFTHKTGDVVSIAAPEIGRLVNEVVACDAAEPWSFGTGALMASLARRGLLRA
- a CDS encoding amidohydrolase family protein — its product is MADLVIRGGTVVDGSGAARRRADVAIDGGRVSHVGQVRERGAREIDAGGLVVAPGFIDVHTHYDAQYTWDPYATSSIWHGVTTTVIGNCGFAIAPCRPDDRDLIMRTLVKVEGMSLAAMRAGITWGFETFPEYLDHLERCNPSLNVAALLGHSTIRQWVMGGESQHRVATAEEVSAMCALVREAMAAGAIGLGSSTAEAHVGEGGLPVAS
- a CDS encoding cupin domain-containing protein, which gives rise to MIKPIRRIVTGHNARGRSMIASDGPSPHVVTLPGRTDFALTDLWVTDAAPASNAGRADAARRRMTLEPPGLGTIFRVVEFPPDAAPGGFDREAAFRAMGAGHALDPDASRHPGMHKTDTVDYAIVLSGEIWALMDEGETLMRAGDTLVQRGTNHAWSNRSDQPCLVAFILVRARPLGGKPGAKPVKRAAARGGRGSPSARRSRRTTARPRRTPRPR